One Oceanicoccus sagamiensis genomic region harbors:
- a CDS encoding Crp/Fnr family transcriptional regulator, translating to MSGTPQLPCHKVALYEGLSEAEVAQLMAISRSKDVAAGEYLFHQHSNANSIYIIEEGVLMVERSSENGRRQIMSFMFPGNFVGFTHNDFFEYSVQTLTPARVLECSRHDFIRLGEAIPTLKKNVEVIGNKVMLGLFDQLFALGQKKAHERLGFLLQQLKDRQTISGGFSFELFMTRQDIADYLGLTLETVSRAFSRLQKEGVIKIQSAHHVEVLDAEQLKQLAFSN from the coding sequence ATGTCGGGAACTCCCCAATTACCTTGCCATAAGGTCGCGCTCTACGAGGGTTTATCTGAGGCTGAAGTCGCGCAGTTGATGGCTATCTCTCGCTCGAAGGATGTCGCGGCTGGTGAGTACCTATTTCATCAACATTCTAATGCCAATTCGATTTATATCATCGAAGAAGGGGTGTTGATGGTGGAGCGCTCCTCCGAGAATGGCCGGCGCCAGATTATGTCGTTTATGTTTCCCGGTAATTTTGTGGGCTTCACCCATAATGATTTTTTTGAATACAGTGTTCAGACTCTGACCCCTGCCAGGGTGTTAGAGTGTTCGCGACATGATTTTATTCGTTTGGGTGAAGCAATACCCACACTGAAAAAAAATGTCGAAGTGATTGGCAACAAAGTGATGTTGGGCTTATTTGATCAGCTGTTTGCACTGGGGCAAAAAAAGGCCCATGAGCGCTTGGGGTTTTTATTACAGCAATTAAAAGACCGGCAAACCATTAGCGGTGGTTTTAGTTTTGAATTATTTATGACCCGGCAGGATATCGCTGACTATCTGGGTTTGACCCTGGAGACTGTTAGTCGTGCATTTAGCCGCTTGCAAAAGGAAGGTGTTATTAAAATTCAATCAGCCCATCATGTTGAAGTGTTGGATGCGGAGCAATTAAAGCAGTTGGCCTTTTCTAACTAG
- a CDS encoding hydroxymethylglutaryl-CoA lyase: MANFDIEISEVGPRDGLQSIKAIMPTEAKKAWIKAEFEAGVPEIEVGSFVSPKLLPQLADTAEIVAYARTLPGLQIAALVPNLRGLEAAVKAGVHKVGIPFSQSETHSIKNVKKTHPEMLAEIQRCVEFLQTVPAEQRPRFEVGLSTAFGCTIEGNVDEDVVVSNAEKVLEIGADEVGLSDTTGFANPVQLKRITQRIWDSCGKDKLMGVHLHNTRGQGLANVLAAVEMGITTVDASLGGIGGCPWAPGASGNIVTEDLVWMLEAMGLKTGIDIDKLLAVRELVKEALPDEPMYGFIPDAGVPKGFVPASAV, from the coding sequence ATGGCAAATTTTGATATAGAAATCAGTGAGGTAGGCCCTCGCGACGGGCTTCAGAGCATTAAGGCGATTATGCCTACCGAGGCTAAAAAAGCCTGGATCAAGGCCGAATTTGAGGCTGGCGTGCCAGAAATCGAGGTGGGATCCTTCGTTTCCCCCAAATTGCTGCCTCAGCTAGCGGATACCGCCGAGATTGTCGCCTATGCCCGCACCCTGCCCGGTTTACAGATTGCGGCCCTGGTCCCTAACCTGCGTGGCCTTGAAGCTGCGGTTAAAGCTGGCGTGCATAAAGTCGGTATCCCCTTTTCCCAGAGTGAAACCCACTCTATTAAAAATGTGAAGAAAACCCACCCGGAAATGCTGGCCGAAATTCAGCGCTGTGTGGAGTTTCTACAAACAGTGCCCGCTGAGCAGCGCCCTCGCTTTGAAGTTGGCTTATCTACAGCGTTTGGCTGCACTATTGAAGGCAATGTCGATGAGGATGTAGTGGTTAGCAATGCTGAGAAGGTACTGGAAATTGGTGCCGATGAAGTGGGCCTGTCCGATACCACCGGTTTTGCCAACCCGGTACAGCTAAAGCGTATTACCCAGCGTATTTGGGATAGCTGCGGCAAAGACAAACTTATGGGTGTTCACCTGCATAATACCCGCGGCCAGGGTCTGGCCAATGTGCTGGCCGCTGTTGAAATGGGTATTACCACCGTTGACGCTTCGCTGGGCGGTATTGGTGGCTGCCCCTGGGCACCCGGCGCCTCCGGTAATATTGTGACAGAAGATTTAGTCTGGATGCTGGAAGCTATGGGCCTGAAGACTGGTATTGATATCGACAAGCTATTAGCGGTCAGAGAGTTAGTCAAAGAGGCCCTGCCCGATGAGCCGATGTATGGCTTTATCCCGGATGCCGGTGTACCCAAGGGCTTTGTACCGGCCTCGGCAGTTTAA
- a CDS encoding DUF1295 domain-containing protein, with product MEGPLRALMPVCLISSWLLFYWMYNQAVIGPLYLYLLLLSQLICLITFVNFVHVFTFGYAGATLSLNAILLLYYQPPLMASLISIMLMLYGARLMIFQYRRYNNPSYAQTRAAIKDASQAMPFFVKIILWVFTSWNYLFYSLASYFVVSRYPAEGLLELPMALAFGVILMIVDLVMETLADAQKQAFKATSRSFCNIGLYTSCRHPNYLGEIIFVVGVFVAGLDFYQAWYEYLAAAISPFYLFALMVDSARRGDIKKDQQYSSDPAYQEYKKTVPSLWPKFSR from the coding sequence ATGGAAGGGCCATTAAGGGCATTAATGCCAGTCTGCTTGATCAGTTCCTGGTTATTGTTTTATTGGATGTATAACCAGGCTGTTATTGGTCCTTTATATCTGTATTTATTATTGCTTAGCCAGCTTATTTGCCTGATTACCTTTGTTAACTTTGTGCATGTGTTTACCTTTGGTTATGCGGGGGCAACGCTATCACTTAACGCCATATTATTGCTTTATTACCAGCCGCCGCTAATGGCATCGCTGATTAGCATTATGTTGATGCTCTATGGCGCTCGGTTAATGATCTTTCAATATAGGCGCTACAACAACCCCAGTTATGCTCAAACCCGGGCGGCGATAAAGGATGCCAGCCAGGCTATGCCCTTTTTTGTAAAAATTATTTTATGGGTTTTTACCAGTTGGAATTATCTCTTTTATAGCCTGGCCTCGTATTTTGTGGTGTCACGCTATCCCGCAGAAGGTTTGCTTGAATTGCCAATGGCACTGGCCTTTGGTGTGATCTTGATGATAGTGGATTTGGTGATGGAAACCCTGGCCGATGCGCAGAAGCAGGCTTTTAAAGCGACCAGCCGTTCTTTTTGCAATATAGGTTTATATACCAGCTGCCGTCACCCAAACTATTTGGGTGAAATTATTTTTGTCGTAGGTGTTTTTGTTGCGGGTCTGGATTTTTATCAGGCTTGGTATGAGTACCTTGCCGCCGCCATATCGCCGTTTTATTTATTTGCTTTGATGGTGGACTCGGCAAGGCGGGGTGATATTAAAAAAGATCAACAATACAGTAGTGACCCAGCCTATCAGGAGTATAAAAAGACGGTGCCAAGTCTGTGGCCGAAATTTAGTCGATAG
- a CDS encoding CaiB/BaiF CoA transferase family protein, protein MAEKELPLSGIKVVEFTHMVMGPTVGVILADLGADVIKVEPLKGDNTRRLKGSGAGYFPMYNRNKKSLCVDLKSEQGHQLAERLAAKADVVIENFRPGAMDKLGFGYKQLSADNPGLIYCSLKGFLSGPYEHRTALDEVTQMMGGLAYMTGLPDRPMRAGSSVIDITGGMFGVIGILAALEERHRTGKGKEVTSSLYETTAYMVGQHMAQQAVSGEEPPPMSVRRSAWSVYDIFHSKDAERVFVGVVSDSLWKRFCDEFELTEFSADESLNLNNERVKQRDKIVPVITDMFASMSKEEMMSRLDKAGIPFAPINKPADLFDDEHLNAGGLVDLTLTGGDKDGEVVKLPALPIEFSGERLGVRQDLPREGEHSKEAAAEAGYANDDIEQMIADGVIRVE, encoded by the coding sequence GTGGCTGAGAAAGAGCTGCCATTGTCAGGCATAAAAGTTGTTGAATTTACCCATATGGTGATGGGGCCTACTGTAGGGGTGATCCTTGCTGACCTTGGGGCCGATGTGATCAAAGTAGAGCCATTGAAGGGTGATAATACTCGCCGCCTAAAAGGCTCTGGTGCGGGTTACTTCCCCATGTATAACCGCAATAAGAAAAGTCTTTGTGTTGACCTTAAGTCAGAGCAGGGCCATCAATTGGCCGAGCGTCTGGCCGCTAAAGCGGATGTAGTGATTGAAAACTTCCGCCCCGGTGCCATGGATAAATTGGGCTTTGGCTATAAGCAGCTCAGTGCCGATAACCCCGGTTTGATTTATTGTTCATTAAAGGGCTTTTTATCGGGCCCTTATGAGCACCGCACTGCCTTGGATGAAGTGACCCAGATGATGGGCGGCCTGGCTTATATGACGGGGTTGCCTGACCGTCCCATGCGGGCAGGTTCTTCAGTAATTGATATTACTGGCGGCATGTTCGGTGTTATCGGTATTTTGGCGGCCCTTGAAGAGCGTCACCGCACTGGCAAAGGTAAAGAAGTCACTAGCTCCCTGTACGAAACCACCGCCTATATGGTTGGCCAGCATATGGCACAGCAGGCTGTTTCTGGTGAAGAGCCACCGCCAATGTCTGTTCGTCGCAGCGCCTGGTCGGTTTACGATATTTTCCATTCCAAAGATGCTGAGCGTGTTTTTGTCGGTGTGGTGTCTGATTCTTTGTGGAAGCGTTTCTGTGATGAGTTTGAATTAACGGAATTTTCTGCCGATGAATCACTTAACTTGAATAATGAGCGGGTTAAACAGCGCGACAAAATTGTACCGGTGATTACTGATATGTTTGCCAGTATGAGCAAAGAAGAAATGATGTCTCGCCTGGATAAGGCCGGTATTCCTTTTGCACCTATTAATAAACCTGCTGACCTGTTTGATGATGAACATCTTAATGCCGGTGGCTTGGTTGACCTGACCTTAACTGGCGGTGATAAAGATGGCGAAGTCGTTAAATTGCCTGCACTGCCCATTGAGTTTTCTGGTGAGCGCTTAGGTGTACGTCAGGACCTTCCCCGTGAGGGCGAGCATTCTAAAGAAGCCGCCGCAGAGGCGGGTTATGCCAATGACGATATTGAGCAGATGATTGCCGACGGGGTTATCCGCGTCGAATAA
- a CDS encoding Rieske 2Fe-2S domain-containing protein yields the protein MYINFWYAMAETADVPSDKPHRVTFLKQNFVLFRDEDGNAHCLHDVCSHRGGALSKGKMNGSHVECPYHGWQFDGNGDCKYIPSLGKDNQKIPARTKVDSYPVHEEHGVIWAFLGDLPEDERPPLLRPHNNPNGIDYSGDEWRWVTQTWPLKSNYERNVENGIDPAHNEFVHERHGFSGARLDTYKVQEYDLTDHDWGAGFMLTFQAPPSTHETAHAGETSRTEEGDLEAGAGHSGPNNVWTYIHMTTTNFMHQYLYETPIDDYNTKAFNVSMSNFLPEDVADDDDIRDMNGAIAEDDVVVLEEIQPPLTPDNMTSEVMMPADKMIVSYRKMLKQWDAKGWRIDSAEIDRHKHNKIFAIPSPRRRTEKGWVFDPVPLIAGE from the coding sequence ATGTATATTAACTTTTGGTACGCGATGGCAGAAACCGCAGATGTGCCGTCAGACAAGCCGCACCGTGTTACTTTTCTAAAGCAGAATTTTGTCCTGTTCCGTGATGAAGACGGGAATGCCCATTGCTTGCATGATGTTTGTTCTCACCGTGGTGGCGCTTTATCGAAGGGTAAAATGAATGGCAGCCATGTTGAGTGCCCTTATCACGGTTGGCAGTTTGATGGTAACGGCGACTGTAAGTACATTCCTTCGCTGGGTAAAGATAACCAGAAGATCCCTGCTCGTACCAAAGTAGATTCTTATCCTGTACATGAAGAGCATGGTGTTATTTGGGCCTTTCTTGGCGACTTGCCAGAAGACGAGCGTCCCCCCCTATTACGTCCTCATAATAATCCCAATGGCATTGATTACTCCGGTGATGAATGGCGTTGGGTTACCCAGACCTGGCCGCTAAAATCCAACTATGAGCGCAATGTCGAAAACGGCATTGACCCTGCCCATAATGAGTTTGTGCATGAGCGTCACGGTTTCTCAGGGGCGCGTTTAGATACCTATAAAGTTCAGGAATACGACCTGACTGATCACGATTGGGGTGCTGGCTTTATGCTGACATTCCAGGCGCCGCCGAGTACTCACGAGACGGCACATGCCGGTGAGACTTCCCGTACGGAAGAAGGTGATTTGGAAGCGGGTGCTGGTCATAGTGGCCCCAACAATGTGTGGACTTATATCCATATGACTACGACCAACTTTATGCACCAGTATCTCTATGAAACGCCGATCGATGATTACAATACCAAGGCGTTTAACGTGAGTATGTCCAACTTCTTGCCTGAAGATGTCGCCGATGATGATGATATCCGTGATATGAACGGTGCTATTGCTGAGGATGACGTGGTAGTGCTGGAAGAGATTCAGCCACCCTTAACGCCAGATAATATGACCTCTGAAGTGATGATGCCGGCGGATAAGATGATTGTCTCATACCGCAAAATGTTGAAACAATGGGATGCTAAAGGCTGGCGTATTGATAGCGCTGAAATCGATCGTCATAAGCACAATAAGATTTTTGCTATACCTTCTCCCCGTCGTCGTACTGAGAAAGGCTGGGTATTTGATCCGGTACCACTGATTGCTGGTGAGTAA
- a CDS encoding 2Fe-2S iron-sulfur cluster-binding protein, with translation MAVLNVIDRDGNDAVIESDTGYSLMDVLQSNGQDIAAICGGVCSCATCHIYLPADVNAKLPARSGDEQVLVEESEYYREDESRLGCQVEFTEELDGIQVILAPED, from the coding sequence ATGGCAGTCCTTAATGTAATTGATCGTGATGGCAATGATGCGGTAATCGAGTCTGATACTGGTTATAGCCTGATGGATGTCCTTCAGTCTAATGGCCAGGATATAGCGGCTATTTGCGGTGGGGTTTGTTCCTGCGCGACCTGCCATATTTATCTACCGGCTGATGTAAATGCCAAATTGCCAGCCCGTAGCGGTGATGAGCAGGTTTTGGTAGAAGAGAGCGAATACTACCGTGAAGATGAATCACGTTTAGGTTGTCAGGTAGAGTTTACTGAAGAATTGGATGGCATCCAGGTTATCCTGGCTCCGGAAGACTAG
- a CDS encoding SDR family oxidoreductase: MRHFIQQAISTFLLLLIMATGAAAATVAKGDVILVVGSTGGTGKLIVRDLLAQNYTVKAMVRDLDRGREALGDNVPLVKADLTDKPSLAAAFEGVGVVINTAGAGLKSKGKATPEWIDYKGTVHLVDLAKENNIKKFVLISSMGVTQEDHFLNRIANDVLKWKFKGEEALRASGVTYSIIRPGGLTNKPGPEQVVQFYQGDQLKGGPIRREDVSRVVLAALQSSSADNKSYEIMAVVGERVEDFEPRFKALKAD; encoded by the coding sequence ATGCGGCATTTTATTCAGCAAGCTATCAGTACTTTTCTGTTACTGCTAATAATGGCTACAGGGGCTGCGGCAGCGACTGTCGCCAAAGGTGATGTTATTTTAGTCGTTGGGTCGACTGGGGGCACGGGCAAACTGATTGTGCGTGACCTGTTGGCACAAAATTACACGGTCAAAGCCATGGTCCGCGACCTTGACCGGGGTAGAGAAGCGCTGGGCGATAATGTACCGCTGGTTAAGGCTGACCTGACGGATAAGCCAAGCCTGGCTGCGGCGTTTGAAGGTGTTGGTGTGGTGATTAATACCGCCGGTGCTGGTCTAAAAAGCAAAGGCAAAGCCACCCCGGAGTGGATCGATTATAAAGGCACAGTGCATTTGGTTGACCTTGCCAAAGAGAATAACATCAAAAAGTTTGTGCTGATTTCATCAATGGGGGTGACGCAGGAAGATCACTTTCTTAACCGCATTGCTAACGATGTATTAAAGTGGAAATTTAAAGGTGAAGAAGCGCTTCGCGCCAGCGGTGTTACGTATAGCATTATTCGTCCGGGCGGTTTAACCAATAAGCCTGGCCCTGAGCAAGTGGTACAGTTTTATCAGGGTGATCAATTAAAGGGTGGGCCAATTAGGCGTGAAGATGTTTCCCGCGTTGTTTTGGCAGCACTGCAATCTAGCTCTGCTGATAATAAGTCCTATGAAATTATGGCTGTGGTCGGTGAGCGTGTTGAAGACTTTGAACCTCGTTTTAAAGCCTTAAAAGCCGATTAA
- a CDS encoding FAD-binding oxidoreductase — MSSESISATLAAIVGPDYVLTDEASCILYAQDVFTRDKTAACVVQPETTEQLSRLVAAAVAAGFAVVPRGGGMSYTSGYVPEEDDSILVDTSRMDAVIAINQEDMYVTVQVGCSWKKLYEALKDTGLRTPFWGPLSGFHATVGGSISQSSVFFGAGLFGASADSVVSLDVVLADGSVLSTGSAAQKNGSPFFRHFGPDLTGLFTCDTGALGIKSTITLRLMPEFKSIRHVSYDFDNYESQIKALSEISRQHLAAQMFGTDPGLGQIRAQRDSLMNDVKALGGVLKAQDSLLGAVKQGAKIAMAGRRLVKNASYPVHANVEERCDAAADEVADQIAAICQQFGGKKIENSVPSIVRANPFNPLNNMVGPQGERWVPVHALLPHSKVIESVKVTEAIYEKYSDMIEKHHIVTGFLFTTVSTNCFFMEPLWFWPDELNELHRETVEGNVLAKQKGFGANLEARHAVESMRKELVAAFSEMGASHLQVGKEYIYRDGLKPEAFELIKAIKAVVDPTRRINPGCLGL; from the coding sequence ATGAGTAGTGAATCAATTAGCGCAACCCTGGCAGCGATTGTCGGGCCAGATTATGTGCTGACCGACGAGGCATCCTGTATTTTATATGCGCAGGATGTTTTTACCCGGGATAAAACCGCAGCCTGTGTGGTACAGCCGGAAACTACCGAGCAGTTATCCCGTCTGGTGGCCGCTGCCGTTGCTGCAGGTTTTGCCGTAGTCCCCCGTGGTGGTGGTATGTCCTATACCAGTGGTTATGTGCCTGAAGAGGACGATAGCATTTTGGTGGATACCAGCCGTATGGATGCTGTTATTGCGATTAATCAGGAAGATATGTATGTCACGGTACAGGTGGGCTGCAGTTGGAAAAAACTGTACGAAGCCTTAAAAGATACCGGTTTACGCACACCTTTTTGGGGGCCGCTATCCGGCTTTCATGCCACAGTGGGCGGCAGTATTTCCCAGAGTTCGGTATTTTTTGGCGCGGGTTTATTTGGGGCCTCTGCGGATTCTGTGGTCAGTTTGGATGTGGTGCTAGCGGATGGTTCAGTGCTTTCAACAGGTTCTGCCGCGCAAAAAAATGGCAGCCCTTTCTTCCGTCATTTTGGGCCTGACCTAACCGGTTTATTTACCTGTGATACCGGAGCCCTGGGTATTAAATCGACGATTACATTGCGTTTAATGCCAGAGTTTAAATCGATCCGTCATGTCTCTTATGATTTTGATAATTATGAGAGTCAGATAAAAGCTCTCAGTGAAATTTCACGGCAACATTTGGCGGCACAAATGTTTGGTACTGATCCTGGTCTCGGTCAAATACGGGCCCAGCGCGATAGCTTAATGAATGATGTAAAAGCGCTAGGCGGGGTATTAAAAGCGCAGGACTCTTTATTAGGTGCCGTCAAACAGGGCGCCAAAATTGCGATGGCAGGCCGCCGTCTGGTTAAAAACGCCAGCTACCCTGTGCATGCCAATGTTGAAGAGCGTTGCGATGCCGCCGCCGATGAAGTGGCTGATCAGATAGCGGCGATTTGCCAACAGTTTGGTGGTAAAAAAATCGAAAACTCGGTGCCGTCTATTGTACGTGCCAACCCCTTTAACCCTCTCAATAATATGGTGGGTCCGCAGGGTGAGCGTTGGGTGCCGGTACATGCTTTGTTGCCCCATTCAAAAGTGATTGAGTCCGTCAAAGTCACCGAGGCTATTTATGAAAAATATAGCGATATGATTGAAAAGCATCATATTGTTACCGGCTTTCTGTTTACTACCGTGTCCACTAACTGCTTTTTTATGGAGCCGCTGTGGTTTTGGCCGGATGAGCTTAATGAATTACACCGGGAAACGGTTGAAGGTAATGTACTGGCTAAGCAGAAAGGTTTTGGCGCAAACCTGGAAGCCCGCCATGCGGTTGAATCGATGCGCAAGGAGTTAGTCGCTGCTTTTTCCGAGATGGGGGCATCTCATCTGCAGGTGGGCAAAGAATATATCTATAGGGATGGCCTTAAACCTGAAGCCTTTGAATTGATTAAAGCGATTAAAGCCGTGGTTGACCCGACACGACGGATTAATCCGGGCTGTCTTGGATTGTAA
- a CDS encoding UbiX family flavin prenyltransferase codes for MVDQSHASPRRLIIGISGASGIVYGVRMLEMLKETDIETHLVMSKSAELTLGYEMDIKAKDVHALADEVHSVKNVGASISSGSFPTMGMVIAPCSVRSMSEIASGITSSLLTRAADVILKERRKLVLMVRETPLHTGHLRTMTALSEMGAIVAPPLPAFYNQPESIDDIVNHSVGRVLDLFDIDTGMVKRWGVDAG; via the coding sequence ATGGTTGATCAGTCCCATGCCTCACCCCGTCGCCTGATTATTGGTATTTCAGGTGCCTCCGGTATTGTTTACGGAGTAAGAATGCTGGAGATGTTAAAAGAAACCGATATTGAAACGCATTTGGTGATGAGTAAGTCCGCCGAGCTGACGCTGGGCTATGAGATGGATATCAAGGCCAAAGATGTGCATGCTTTGGCGGATGAGGTGCACTCGGTAAAAAATGTGGGGGCCTCTATTTCCAGTGGTTCTTTTCCTACGATGGGGATGGTCATAGCTCCCTGTTCGGTGCGCAGTATGTCAGAGATTGCCTCAGGGATTACTTCCTCACTCTTAACCCGTGCCGCCGATGTGATTTTAAAGGAGCGTCGTAAGCTGGTACTGATGGTTAGAGAAACGCCTTTGCATACCGGGCACTTACGCACCATGACAGCTCTGTCGGAGATGGGGGCGATTGTCGCGCCACCATTACCTGCCTTTTATAACCAGCCTGAATCCATTGACGATATTGTTAATCATAGTGTGGGTAGGGTATTGGATTTATTCGATATTGATACGGGCATGGTCAAGCGTTGGGGCGTTGATGCTGGCTAG
- a CDS encoding chromophore lyase CpcT/CpeT: protein MLNPRFIALCGLLTLAACATLPAADNSLEQDFQRFVQWFEGEYDNHEQVWQQRQDKAEVLKEHIHHIFKAVDTPAIGPHTFFVKQTIPTDSNRVYRQRLYQLSKDEQRQAIALKIYRFKDEAAYQNADSNSEILKALTLDELVSIPGCDVYWTFADNAYTGQMDKASCYYFSKNLDKTIYVTDSLKLTKDTIWINDSAVDENGEAVYGDKDGVAHRNRKVSYYTGWGGFEKQRIDPTAKKDEWVFMQGIRIHNEGQRLPLLDKDGSESGVEIQLAKLTYQNTKVPILVLKFFKTGEEQSFAYSWAESNSARVGINMRWIQAGLTRE from the coding sequence ATGCTTAACCCACGATTCATTGCCCTCTGCGGCCTGCTAACCCTTGCCGCCTGCGCCACCCTCCCCGCCGCCGATAATAGTCTGGAGCAGGATTTTCAGCGCTTTGTGCAGTGGTTTGAGGGTGAATACGACAATCACGAGCAAGTATGGCAGCAACGGCAAGATAAGGCCGAAGTGCTTAAAGAGCATATTCACCATATCTTTAAGGCCGTGGATACTCCGGCGATTGGCCCCCATACCTTCTTTGTAAAACAGACCATACCCACTGATAGCAACCGGGTATATCGGCAACGGTTATATCAGTTAAGCAAAGATGAGCAGCGACAAGCCATTGCGCTTAAGATTTATCGCTTTAAAGATGAGGCCGCTTACCAGAATGCCGATAGCAATAGCGAGATATTAAAGGCGCTCACTCTGGATGAGCTGGTTTCTATTCCTGGTTGCGATGTCTATTGGACCTTTGCCGATAATGCCTATACCGGCCAAATGGATAAAGCTAGCTGCTATTACTTTTCCAAAAATCTGGATAAAACGATTTATGTGACCGACAGCCTTAAGCTCACTAAAGATACTATCTGGATTAATGATTCAGCGGTCGATGAAAACGGCGAAGCTGTTTATGGCGACAAAGATGGCGTAGCCCATAGAAATCGCAAGGTAAGCTATTACACTGGCTGGGGTGGTTTTGAAAAACAGCGCATTGACCCAACAGCAAAAAAAGATGAATGGGTTTTTATGCAGGGTATCCGCATTCATAATGAAGGCCAACGCCTTCCTTTGCTGGATAAAGATGGCAGTGAATCCGGCGTAGAAATTCAATTAGCGAAACTAACTTATCAAAATACTAAGGTGCCTATTTTGGTATTAAAGTTTTTTAAGACAGGGGAAGAACAATCTTTTGCTTATAGTTGGGCAGAAAGTAACTCGGCCCGGGTTGGCATTAATATGCGATGGATACAAGCAGGATTAACCCGAGAATAA